Part of the Coprothermobacter sp. genome, TCTCGTCCATCGACGTGCAGGCCATAGCGGACGCCGTCGAACCGTCCGAGGTTCGCGGAGCACTCGGCGGGCGCGATGATATAGTAGGCGGGCAGAGCGGACAGAATATGTGGCAGGCTGACCTCGACGATGGATGCGCCGCTTTTCACGGCTGCTTCACGGGCCATCTCCATGGCTGCCGCGATTTCCGGCTGCACATCCAGCTCCTGCAGCTCACGGATGATGCCCACCCGCTTGCCTGCAAGGGTCGGCTGCAGTGCGGCCTCGAAATCCACGTGGGGCCGCTTGACGCTGGTGGCATCTTTTGGATCATGGGCAGCCATCACGTTCATCATGATGGCGGCGTCCCGGACGCTTCTCGTAATGGGGCCGATGCAGTCGAGGCTGGACCCGAAGGCGACTAGGCCGTACCGCGAGACAAGCCCATAGGTCGGCTTGAAACCGACGACCCCGCAGAACGCGGCAGGCTGCCGCACTGAACCTCCGGTGTCGGAGCCGATTGCCCCGAGAGCAAAACCTGCAGCGACCGCAGCGTTTGAACCGCCGCTGGACCCGCCGGGAACACGGGTGAGGTCAGCCGGGTTGTGCGTCGGGAAGAAGGCGGAGTTCTCTGTGGACGAGCCCATGGCAAACTCGTCGAGGTTGGTCTTGCCCACGATGACAGCTCCTCCAGCAACCAGTGAGTGCACGACAGTGGCCGAGTAGGGGGCGACATAGTGTTCAAGGATGCGGGAGCCGCAGGTGCAGCGCTCGCCAGCCATCATGATGTTGTCCTTGATCGCTATCGGGGCACCTGCGAGCGGAGAGGTGGGGTCGGCGGCTTGCGCGTCAGACCGGGCAGCGTCCAGGCGCAGGTGCAGAAATGCCCTCACCTGGGGATCGTTGCGTTCGATGAGCCGGCGGGTTTCGTCCAGGTACTCTTCCGCCGACAGTTCGTGGGCACGAATAGCGAGACGATACTGGTCCAGAGTGCGTGGAAGTCCATTAGGCATCCTCGCCTCCCATGACGTTCCGCACGACGACGAATCCGTCACGCGTTGCGGGTGCGTCACCAAGTCCCTGTGCGCGTGTCAGGCCCTCGGACGGCTCATCCGGACGGAGTTCGGTCATGACGGGCCGCCTGCTGACGATGGCTGACGTGTCGACGGAACTCAGCTGAGCAACATGTCCGAGGATTCGTTCGAGGTCCCCCAGGAGAGGTCCCTCCTCTTCTGGTGTTATCTCGAGACGTGCCAGTGCAGCCACGTGCTGGAGCGTCTTGTTGTCGATGATCGTTGCCATGATACCTCCTGTACGCGTTTTCTCAGGTCCCCTGTCCAACGAGAGAGAGGAACTGCTGTTCGTCAAGGATCTCGATGCCCAGTTGCCGGGCCTTGGCCATCTTGCTCCCCGCAGCAGATCCTGCGACGAGCGTGGTCACCTTCCGGGAAACCGTCTCCGACGTCTGGGCCCCCAGCGCACGCACCAGTTCCTGTGCCTTGCTGCGGGCGATAGTGGACAGCTCGCCGGTGAAGACGAAGACCTTGCCGCTGAGGGGACCTTGCGCCGCGGCGGCCGCGGCGCCCTCCATGTGCACTCCTGCCTTCCGAAGGCGCTCGACGAGCGTGCGGTTATGTTCTTCTCGGAAGAAGGCCGTGATGTTCTCCGCCGTTTTCTCTCCGATGCCGTAGACATGGGCAAGGGATTCGGGCGTGGCCGATGCAAGCATCTCCATGGAGCCGAACGCATTGGCCAGATCACGGGCGGCTACCTGCCCGACCTGGGGAATGCCCACGGCATACAGCACACGGGCAAGGCCCTGTCCCTTGCTCTCTTCGAGATGGACGAGCAGCTTGCGGGCGACGAGAGATCCCATGCGCTCCAGTCGAAGCAGCTGTTCCTCCGTCAGTTCGTAGAGGTCGGCAACGTCGTGGGCCAGTTCGGCCGTGACGAGCTGGTCGACAACGGCTTCCCCTATGCCCTGGATGTCCATGGCGTCCTTCGAGCACCAATGCAGCAGCCGTTCACGCACCTGCGCGGGGCATGAGGCGTTCACGCACTTGGTGGCGGCTTCATCTTCGATGCGCACAAGCTGCGAGCCGCACACCGGGCATGCGGCCGGCATGATGAAGGGGCGCTCGATGCCGGTGCGGGCAGAGGGCACGGGTCCCAGAATCTCGGGGATGACCGAGCCGGCCTTGCGCACGATGACGGTGTCTCCGATAAGGACGCCGAGACGCTTGACCTCGTCCTCGTTGTGCAGAGTCGCCCTCGAGACGACCGATCCGTCGATCTCCACCGGCGTGAGCACAGCAACCGGTGTTGCGACGCCGGTTCGACCAATGGAGACAATAATATCCTCGAGGCGTGTTTCCTTTTCTTCAGGCGGGAACTTCCAGGCGGAGGCCCATCGCGGTTCCTTGGCCGTCTGACCCAATGCGTGCTGCAGCGATATCTCGTTCACTTTGAACACGATGCCGTCGGCAGCAAACGGCAGCGAACTGCGTGCAGCCGAAATCTCCCGGGTGATCGCCCACATCTCGGTGGGAGTCCGTACCAGGCGCACAAACGGTGATACACGGAAGCCGACCCCGGCAATCCAGTCCAGCAAGCTCTTCTGGGTAGGAAGCACCAGGTCCTCCGATGTCTCCCCCAGCGCATAGGCCACCATATGCAGTGGGCGTGAAGCAGTGACGCGCGGGTCCAGCTGACGCAGGGTCCCAGCTGCCGCATTGCGTGGATTGGCGAACAGGGGATCGCCTGAGGCAGCTCTCGCAGCATTCAGTACCTCGAAGTCACGCCTGAACATGACCATTTCGCCACGGATCTCTACCAGGTCCGGAATGTGGCTCCCCATGCTGGCCAGATTCATGGGAATGGAGCGCACCGTCCGGACGTTCATGGTGACGTCTTCGCCCGTTGCGCCGTCTCCGCGCGTGGAGCCCTCCACCAGGAGACCCTTCTCATAGCGAAGCGAGATGGCGAGCCCATCCATCTTGACCTCCGTCAGATACTCGACGGGGTCATCCCGTCCGAGTGCTCGCCGGACGCGGGCGTCGAAGAGGATCACGTCTTCCTCGGAGAACATGTTACTGAGGCTGAGCATCGGAACGCGATGTCGAACTGTCGTGAATCCGCCGATGGGAGTTCCGCCGACGCGCTGTGTCGGTGAGTCCGGAGTCACCAGATCCACGAAGCTGCCTTCCAGGGTCTTGAGCTCGCGCATCAGGGCGTCGAAGTCTGCGTCTGATATCCTCGGGCTGTCCAGGACATAGTACTCGTAGTTGTGATGCTCGATCTGTGCCTTGAGCTCCCGTATGCGTTCGCGCGCTTCGTCGCGGTCCACGGATCTCTCCTGTCAGGGTGTAAGAACGAAGAGACCGGTGGCGAGAGCAAGGACGGAGCGCATTCCCGGCAGCTGAAACACTCGTACCTCGTCGCTCTCAGCCGTACTCCACTGGCGCACTAGTGTGCGGGTCTTCATGTCGTAGATACCAAGGAAATAGACTGCAGTCTGAGAGGTGGTCTGTTCCTGGAACAGGAGTGCGCACTCTCCTTCGAAGACCGAGGCGCCGACCGCATTGAAGTTGAGTTTCGAGGCTGACAGGAGCTGCTGGCCGTCCCCACCGACAATCTCCGCAGTGCGCCCGAAGGTCAGGAAGTAATTGCCCAGCGCACGAAGGCCGGGATTGTCGGAGGCGGCCGTCAGCTGGGCTATCTCTGTCCCTGTCTGGTCAAAGAGATAGCGGGGAAGGGGGCCGGCTACGCCCGATACGCTGAAGCTGTAACCGGCCAGGATGCGTGTGCCGCTCTCGTCGACAGCCGTGGTAAGCCCTGCGAGTCTCTGGTCAGGGTTGGGGACTGTGAACTTTGCAATGACCTTGCCTTGCGGCGAGACGGTGTAGATGGTACCGCCCGCCAGTGTCACGACGAGCATGCCGCTGCGCGCAAGGCTGATCTGTGACCCACGGCCAAAATCGGGAACGGTATAACCGCCCATATATTTGCCCGCAATGTCGTAGGTGACGAACTGCCGGGACTGGTTCTCGAGGAACGAGTAGACGACGGCAACTCCTCCGGTGACGGTAAACACGGCTTGCTCGACGACGCTGGGAGCTGTCGTCTTTCGCGACCATTTCTGGCGAAGCGCATCGTCCAGCAGTGTCAGCCGCTGTCCCGCTACCAGAAGGTACTTGCCTGACGTACTCAACGTCAACGACGTGGGGCTGTCCGCCAGCTCCACGCCTTCGCTCTGGCTCGTCCATCCGAGCAGTGAAAACACCTGGCCGGCCGCGGTCAGGACATATCCCTGGTCCTGTGTGCCCACGATCCCAATGGGGTAATCACTGGTCTTGAACTGCGAGGCCACGTGCAGCGCCGTCTGTTTTCCACGAAGCGCCCACATGGTCGTGGCACTCACGGTTGCTGCCACAATGACGAAGGCGGCCAGCCAGCGCCAATTGTGGAGGAACAGTTGCCGCAGACTATGTGACTGAACGGTTTTCTTCATCTCATCACCGTGACAATTCTAGCCTGAACGCCCGATTTGGCAAAGAAGAGGCTGGCAGGAACAACGGCACGTGGCTCCTGGCGTTGCTTTTGACGGGTGCTCCAATATACTGACCATATCGACCAGGGAGGTGACCAGTGGACAAGTTTACGGAACGGGTCATTGCAGGCGCGAAGCGCCTCGGCGCAAGCTACTGCGATTGCCGTCTCATTGAGATGGAACGCGAGGACGTCTCGGTTGTCGGGGGAGCACCCCGCGCCGTCGTGCATGCACACCAGCGTGGATTTGGAGTCCGCGTCATTGCGAATGGGGCATGGGGATTCTCATCATCGTCCATCGTGACCGACGCCGAGGCTGACCATATCGCCGAAGAGGCAGTCGGCATAGCGAACGCGAGTGCGCTGGCAAAGAAGAAGGATGTCATACTGGCCCCCGTCTCGTCCGGCGAAGACATGATACCGCACCAGGCGGACGTGGATCCCTTCACGATTTCCGATTCTGACAAGATTGGACTGCTTGCCGAAGCCACCCGGGCGATGATGTTGCCGGGAGTCGTGCTTGCGCGAGGTCAGATGCAGTTTCTGAAGGAACGTAAGATCTTCGCATCGTCCGAGGGTTCATACATTGTTCAGGACCGGGTCGAGAGCGGAGCCGGCATCAGTGCCATGGCGGCAAGCGACAAAGGTGGTGTCCAGATACGCAGCTATCCCATGTCCTTCTCTGGCGACAACGCTCAGTCGGGCTGGGAATTCGTGGACGCCATGAAGCTTCTGGAACATGCGGAGCCGACCGCCAGGGAGGCACTGGCACTCCTTTCTGCGAAGCCGTGTCCGTCGGGATTCAAGGACCTCGTCGTTGGTGGGCAGCAGCTTGCGCTGCAAGTCCACGAGTCGTGTGGCCACCCCTCCGAGCTCGACCGGGTCATGGGGATGGAGGCGTCGTTCGCCGGGACATCGTTTCTGA contains:
- the gatA gene encoding Asp-tRNA(Asn)/Glu-tRNA(Gln) amidotransferase GatCAB subunit A (allows the formation of correctly charged Asn-tRNA(Asn) or Gln-tRNA(Gln) through the transamidation of misacylated Asp-tRNA(Asn) or Glu-tRNA(Gln) in organisms which lack either or both of asparaginyl-tRNA or glutaminyl-tRNA synthetases; reaction takes place in the presence of glutamine and ATP through an activated phospho-Asp-tRNA(Asn) or phospho-Glu-tRNA) yields the protein MPNGLPRTLDQYRLAIRAHELSAEEYLDETRRLIERNDPQVRAFLHLRLDAARSDAQAADPTSPLAGAPIAIKDNIMMAGERCTCGSRILEHYVAPYSATVVHSLVAGGAVIVGKTNLDEFAMGSSTENSAFFPTHNPADLTRVPGGSSGGSNAAVAAGFALGAIGSDTGGSVRQPAAFCGVVGFKPTYGLVSRYGLVAFGSSLDCIGPITRSVRDAAIMMNVMAAHDPKDATSVKRPHVDFEAALQPTLAGKRVGIIRELQELDVQPEIAAAMEMAREAAVKSGASIVEVSLPHILSALPAYYIIAPAECSANLGRFDGVRYGLHVDGRDMTETYSRTRNAGFGTEVKRRILIGAFVLSAGYYDAYYKKATDVRQLITDELDAAMQSADVLLTPTTPTTAFRIGAVTDPLEMYKADVFTIPANLAGVPAVSFPAGKDTAGLPIGLQLMGPRWSDAELLSSANVLFTALGGES
- the gatC gene encoding Asp-tRNA(Asn)/Glu-tRNA(Gln) amidotransferase GatCAB subunit C, coding for MATIIDNKTLQHVAALARLEITPEEEGPLLGDLERILGHVAQLSSVDTSAIVSRRPVMTELRPDEPSEGLTRAQGLGDAPATRDGFVVVRNVMGGEDA
- the ligA gene encoding DNA ligase (this protein catalyzes the formation of phosphodiester linkages between 5'-phosphoryl and 3'-hydroxyl groups in double-stranded DNA using NAD as a coenzyme and as the energy source for the reaction; essential for DNA replication and repair of damaged DNA; similar to ligase LigB) — protein: MDRDEARERIRELKAQIEHHNYEYYVLDSPRISDADFDALMRELKTLEGSFVDLVTPDSPTQRVGGTPIGGFTTVRHRVPMLSLSNMFSEEDVILFDARVRRALGRDDPVEYLTEVKMDGLAISLRYEKGLLVEGSTRGDGATGEDVTMNVRTVRSIPMNLASMGSHIPDLVEIRGEMVMFRRDFEVLNAARAASGDPLFANPRNAAAGTLRQLDPRVTASRPLHMVAYALGETSEDLVLPTQKSLLDWIAGVGFRVSPFVRLVRTPTEMWAITREISAARSSLPFAADGIVFKVNEISLQHALGQTAKEPRWASAWKFPPEEKETRLEDIIVSIGRTGVATPVAVLTPVEIDGSVVSRATLHNEDEVKRLGVLIGDTVIVRKAGSVIPEILGPVPSARTGIERPFIMPAACPVCGSQLVRIEDEAATKCVNASCPAQVRERLLHWCSKDAMDIQGIGEAVVDQLVTAELAHDVADLYELTEEQLLRLERMGSLVARKLLVHLEESKGQGLARVLYAVGIPQVGQVAARDLANAFGSMEMLASATPESLAHVYGIGEKTAENITAFFREEHNRTLVERLRKAGVHMEGAAAAAAQGPLSGKVFVFTGELSTIARSKAQELVRALGAQTSETVSRKVTTLVAGSAAGSKMAKARQLGIEILDEQQFLSLVGQGT
- a CDS encoding peptidase C69, whose protein sequence is MDKFTERVIAGAKRLGASYCDCRLIEMEREDVSVVGGAPRAVVHAHQRGFGVRVIANGAWGFSSSSIVTDAEADHIAEEAVGIANASALAKKKDVILAPVSSGEDMIPHQADVDPFTISDSDKIGLLAEATRAMMLPGVVLARGQMQFLKERKIFASSEGSYIVQDRVESGAGISAMAASDKGGVQIRSYPMSFSGDNAQSGWEFVDAMKLLEHAEPTAREALALLSAKPCPSGFKDLVVGGQQLALQVHESCGHPSELDRVMGMEASFAGTSFLTTDKKGSFRYGSDIVNLTADATIPHALGGLAYDDEGVRGRKVYLVRGGIFEHYLNSRASAPVVGEEPMGAMRADGFARSPIVRMVSINLEPGDLTFEQLIGGVEDGLYVDGIKSWSIDDRRLNFQFGSEIAWEIRGGKLQDMVKNPTYTGVTYEFWRSCDGIGGLELYHVWGVDNCGKGEPMQVAHVSHGTSPARFRHVQVGVLRE